The Desulfuromonas versatilis genome has a segment encoding these proteins:
- a CDS encoding TraR/DksA family transcriptional regulator, translating into MSASQRQPYRPAEGERYMNPRQLAYFRELLLEQKRELEFHYRECSARMQAEHAHPADPIDQGVLATERELDCQRRLRNQRSLARIDAALQRIDDGSFGYCEETGEQIGLKRLLIQPLANLSVEAQEHLEQRQRLIRANGLPVYHS; encoded by the coding sequence ATGAGTGCGAGTCAACGCCAACCGTACCGCCCTGCGGAGGGCGAACGGTACATGAACCCCCGGCAGCTGGCCTACTTCAGGGAACTGCTGCTGGAGCAGAAGCGGGAACTGGAATTCCATTACCGGGAGTGTTCGGCCCGCATGCAGGCCGAGCATGCCCACCCGGCAGACCCCATCGACCAGGGAGTGCTGGCCACGGAGCGGGAGCTCGACTGCCAGAGGCGGCTGCGCAACCAGCGGTCGCTGGCGCGCATCGACGCGGCCCTGCAGCGCATCGACGACGGCAGCTTCGGCTACTGCGAAGAGACCGGGGAGCAGATCGGGCTGAAGCGGCTGCTGATCCAGCCCCTGGCCAACCTCTCCGTGGAAGCCCAGGAACATTTGGAACAACGGCAGCGGCTGATCAGGGCCAACGGCCTGCCGGTCTATCACTCATAA
- a CDS encoding Rho termination factor N-terminal domain-containing protein, with protein sequence MTLEQIRKIARQRGVAPSRMKKAELIRAVQHAEGNYSCFETGQAAACAQQECLWRQDCQ encoded by the coding sequence ATGACGCTGGAACAAATCAGGAAGATCGCCAGGCAAAGGGGGGTGGCCCCCAGTCGGATGAAAAAGGCCGAGCTGATCCGGGCCGTGCAGCACGCCGAGGGCAATTACAGCTGTTTCGAGACCGGGCAGGCCGCCGCCTGCGCTCAACAGGAGTGCCTGTGGCGGCAGGACTGCCAGTGA
- the dctP gene encoding TRAP transporter substrate-binding protein DctP, with the protein MAAGLPVSPLAASRRPARLRSWLLLPLLLGLFGPPAAAAEQLRIVYQAADAAAWTHLLPRLAEEVRLRSGGRVEIAWSAAPAGEQAATALGRMRRGEIDGALLSSAALGQTIPALQRFALPLAFQSIEELDLVRADLEQPYRQALGAAGLEGFGWIEAGFRPAAGASPDWRCAFSTLVISTARLEALAPANREQLFATLLRASSFVDRLNRLANLAAREAPPQQRLAGLSGLAPQIAGQPR; encoded by the coding sequence GTGGCGGCAGGACTGCCAGTGAGCCCCCTGGCCGCTTCCCGCCGCCCGGCAAGGCTTCGCAGCTGGCTGCTTCTACCGCTGCTGCTCGGGCTGTTCGGCCCGCCGGCAGCGGCGGCCGAGCAGCTGCGCATCGTCTACCAGGCGGCGGACGCCGCCGCCTGGACCCATCTGCTGCCGCGGCTGGCCGAGGAGGTACGGCTGCGCAGCGGGGGGCGGGTGGAGATCGCCTGGTCCGCGGCCCCGGCCGGGGAACAGGCGGCCACTGCTCTGGGCCGGATGCGCCGGGGTGAGATCGACGGCGCGCTGCTTTCCAGCGCCGCGCTCGGCCAGACCATCCCCGCCCTGCAACGCTTCGCGCTGCCGCTGGCCTTCCAGTCCATCGAGGAGCTGGATCTGGTCCGGGCCGACCTGGAACAGCCCTACCGCCAGGCCCTGGGTGCCGCCGGCCTGGAGGGCTTCGGTTGGATCGAAGCCGGTTTCCGCCCAGCGGCCGGTGCCTCCCCGGACTGGCGCTGCGCTTTCAGCACCCTGGTCATTTCCACTGCGCGGCTCGAGGCCTTGGCGCCGGCGAACCGGGAGCAGTTGTTCGCCACCCTGCTGCGGGCCAGCAGTTTCGTCGACCGGCTGAACCGTCTGGCCAACCTGGCAGCCCGGGAGGCACCGCCGCAACAACGCCTGGCCGGCCTTTCCGGCCTGGCTCCGCAGATCGCCGGGCAGCCGCGATGA
- a CDS encoding NUDIX hydrolase, which yields MEAVAETADYLKLTMEKPEWFFRQSGVIPYRWHQGQLQVLLVTTRRRRHWIIPKGIIEPDMSPAESAVNEAWEEAGLRGSLHRLAVGEYRYAKWGGMCTVQVFLFRVAQIEEDWPEAGIRWRQWLSVEEAAHRVREPEMGRILERLPWLVSQSDTEDNLLGTGETP from the coding sequence ATGGAAGCAGTTGCAGAAACCGCTGATTATCTCAAGTTGACCATGGAAAAACCCGAGTGGTTCTTCAGACAATCCGGCGTCATCCCCTACCGCTGGCACCAGGGACAGCTGCAGGTGCTGCTGGTCACCACCCGGCGCCGCCGGCACTGGATCATCCCCAAGGGGATCATCGAACCGGACATGTCGCCGGCCGAGTCGGCGGTCAACGAGGCCTGGGAGGAGGCCGGCCTGCGCGGCAGCCTGCACCGCCTCGCCGTGGGTGAATACCGTTACGCCAAGTGGGGCGGCATGTGCACGGTGCAGGTGTTTCTGTTCAGGGTGGCACAGATCGAGGAGGACTGGCCCGAGGCCGGAATCCGCTGGCGCCAGTGGCTGAGCGTGGAAGAGGCGGCGCACCGGGTGCGGGAGCCGGAAATGGGACGCATCCTCGAGCGGCTCCCCTGGCTGGTGAGCCAGTCCGACACCGAGGATAACCTGCTGGGGACGGGTGAAACGCCATGA
- a CDS encoding SixA phosphatase family protein, with translation MKRLTLIRHGKSSWKDPDLDDIERPLNKRGKQDAPLMGERLARRGHLPDIILSSPAKRARKTAEAIAEKLGIPSSKQILERAIYAAEPSELLALVRRLEEDWQHVFLVGHNPGFTELGNLLADCGLDNLPTCGVLCLDFDVPTWKEVAPHGGTLVFLDYPKNPAADG, from the coding sequence ATGAAACGACTGACCCTGATCCGCCATGGCAAATCGAGCTGGAAGGACCCCGACCTGGACGATATCGAGCGCCCGCTGAACAAGCGGGGCAAGCAGGATGCACCCCTGATGGGCGAGCGGCTGGCCCGCAGGGGGCACCTGCCCGACATCATCCTCAGCAGCCCCGCCAAGCGCGCCCGCAAGACCGCCGAGGCCATCGCCGAGAAGCTCGGCATCCCATCCAGCAAGCAGATCCTCGAAAGAGCCATCTACGCGGCCGAACCCTCCGAGCTGCTGGCCCTGGTCCGCCGCCTGGAAGAGGACTGGCAGCACGTCTTTCTGGTCGGCCACAATCCCGGCTTCACCGAGCTCGGCAACCTGCTGGCCGACTGCGGCCTGGACAACCTGCCGACCTGCGGCGTGCTCTGCCTCGACTTCGATGTCCCCACCTGGAAGGAGGTCGCCCCCCACGGCGGCACCCTGGTCTTTCTCGATTATCCGAAAAATCCCGCCGCGGACGGATAA
- a CDS encoding RNA polymerase sigma factor produces MAVSGPTRSTLDAASDQEVVARIRQDDGAGFELIMRRYNRRLYRIARGVLRDEAEAEDAVQEAYVSAYQNLGQFAGTGPLGAWLARITVNEALGRLRRRTAESRGLSLDDPQQAEGANFMAELTSPGPSPEQQTARGEFRRVLEAAIDALPEAYRLVFVLRGVEELSVAETAECLEVEPATVKTRYHRARKLLQQHLAGLVQATAGEAFPFAGERCDRIVAGVFRRLGLCPPG; encoded by the coding sequence ATGGCAGTGTCAGGCCCAACCCGCTCTACTCTCGACGCCGCCTCGGATCAGGAGGTGGTGGCCCGCATCCGCCAGGATGACGGCGCCGGCTTCGAACTGATCATGCGCCGCTACAACCGGCGCCTCTACCGCATCGCGCGGGGCGTCCTGCGCGACGAGGCCGAGGCCGAGGACGCGGTTCAGGAGGCCTATGTGAGCGCTTATCAGAACCTGGGGCAATTCGCGGGGACCGGTCCGCTTGGGGCCTGGCTGGCCAGAATCACCGTCAACGAGGCGCTGGGGCGCCTGCGGCGGCGAACGGCCGAGAGCCGCGGGCTGTCGCTGGACGACCCGCAGCAGGCAGAGGGGGCGAATTTCATGGCTGAACTGACCTCACCCGGGCCCAGCCCGGAACAGCAGACCGCACGGGGAGAATTCCGCCGCGTGCTCGAAGCGGCCATCGACGCCCTGCCCGAAGCCTACCGCCTGGTCTTTGTGCTGCGCGGGGTCGAAGAGCTGTCGGTGGCCGAAACCGCAGAGTGCCTGGAGGTGGAGCCGGCCACGGTCAAGACCCGCTACCACCGGGCCCGCAAGCTCTTGCAGCAGCACCTCGCCGGGTTGGTGCAGGCCACCGCCGGCGAGGCCTTCCCCTTCGCCGGGGAGCGCTGCGACCGGATTGTCGCCGGAGTGTTCCGACGCCTCGGCCTCTGCCCGCCAGGATGA
- a CDS encoding cupredoxin domain-containing protein, translated as MLSRRALLQAGGLWLAGLWLAGLALGRPGWSAAPPEVVEIHMRSDPSGAHVAFDPVGLLIRPGQRVRWVNDGHNVHTATAYHPDNARHPLRIPAGATPWDSGYLLHPGDSFELQLTVEGIYDYYCAPHEAAGMVGRIVVLSPGRHPSALPEPYPDDAGNPAWEKVPPAALANFPAVETILRDGGMRN; from the coding sequence ATGCTCAGTCGACGCGCACTGCTCCAGGCCGGCGGCCTCTGGCTGGCCGGCCTCTGGCTGGCCGGCCTGGCGCTCGGCCGCCCGGGCTGGAGCGCAGCGCCGCCGGAGGTCGTCGAGATCCACATGCGCAGCGATCCGAGCGGCGCCCATGTCGCCTTCGACCCCGTCGGCCTGCTGATCCGCCCCGGCCAGCGGGTGCGCTGGGTCAACGACGGCCACAACGTACACACCGCCACCGCCTACCATCCCGACAACGCCCGCCACCCCCTGCGCATCCCGGCCGGGGCCACGCCCTGGGACTCGGGCTACCTGCTCCATCCCGGCGACAGCTTCGAACTTCAGCTCACCGTCGAAGGAATCTACGATTACTACTGCGCGCCCCACGAAGCGGCCGGCATGGTCGGCCGGATCGTCGTCCTCAGCCCGGGGCGCCACCCCTCCGCCCTTCCGGAACCCTATCCGGACGATGCCGGAAACCCGGCCTGGGAAAAGGTCCCACCGGCCGCATTGGCTAATTTTCCTGCGGTAGAAACTATCCTTCGCGATGGGGGGATGAGGAACTGA
- a CDS encoding IS3 family transposase (programmed frameshift) — translation MGRRTFTKEFKREAAGLVVDQGYSIAEACRATGVGSTAMSRWVKQLQGEYGGVTPKAQALTPEQQRIQELEEQVRKLEREKSIPKKGYRSLNVGRSKIFALIDHLREHGNVQQLCSLLEIPRSSYYDYRDRRKKIDVERLRLRAKATEIFNKSRQSAGSRSIMSKLRQDGEIVGRFKVRRLMKEANLVSKQPRPPAYKVAKVERPDIPNHLDRQFDVQQPNQVWCGDITYVWAQGRWIYLAVILDLYSRRVVGWSLSEKVDADLTIAALDHAYQLRGQPTAVTFHSDQGCQYASKSFRQRLWRYRIKQSMSRRGNCWDNAPMERVFRSYKSEWMPSAGYTSFDEAQKDIGRYLMDYYNWYRPHQRNGGRAPAVAEKNPILLSGNS, via the exons ATGGGAAGACGGACCTTTACCAAAGAGTTCAAACGCGAAGCCGCCGGACTTGTTGTGGATCAGGGCTATTCAATAGCCGAAGCCTGTCGTGCGACAGGTGTCGGGTCAACGGCCATGAGCCGCTGGGTTAAACAGCTTCAGGGCGAATATGGCGGAGTGACACCGAAAGCACAGGCGTTGACACCCGAGCAACAACGAATCCAAGAGCTAGAGGAACAAGTCAGAAAACTGGAAAGAGAGAAATCGATCC CTAAAAAAGGCTACCGCTCTCTTAATGTCGGACGATCTAAAATCTTCGCGCTGATCGACCACTTAAGGGAGCATGGAAACGTCCAGCAGCTGTGTTCATTATTGGAAATTCCCCGTTCGAGCTATTACGACTATCGGGATCGCCGCAAAAAAATTGATGTCGAGCGTTTGCGGTTGCGCGCTAAAGCTACTGAAATATTCAACAAAAGTCGCCAGTCCGCAGGCAGCCGAAGCATTATGAGCAAGCTACGCCAAGACGGTGAAATTGTCGGGCGCTTTAAAGTTCGGCGGCTGATGAAAGAAGCTAATCTCGTCAGTAAACAACCCAGGCCACCCGCCTACAAAGTGGCAAAAGTTGAGAGGCCGGACATACCGAATCACTTAGATCGACAGTTCGATGTTCAGCAGCCAAACCAGGTCTGGTGTGGCGATATCACTTATGTCTGGGCACAAGGGCGATGGATATATCTCGCCGTGATCCTGGATCTGTACAGCCGCCGAGTCGTTGGTTGGAGTCTGTCTGAAAAAGTCGATGCCGATTTAACTATTGCGGCACTTGACCATGCTTACCAGTTGCGCGGGCAGCCTACGGCTGTGACGTTTCACTCAGATCAAGGCTGTCAATATGCCAGCAAATCATTTCGCCAACGCTTATGGCGTTATCGGATAAAACAGAGCATGAGCCGGCGGGGCAACTGCTGGGACAACGCACCGATGGAGCGTGTGTTTCGCAGCTATAAAAGTGAATGGATGCCTTCAGCCGGTTACACATCTTTCGATGAGGCCCAAAAGGATATTGGCCGATATCTTATGGATTATTACAACTGGTACCGCCCCCATCAGAGAAATGGCGGGCGTGCTCCTGCTGTCGCGGAAAAAAATCCTATTTTACTGTCCGGAAATAGTTGA
- a CDS encoding glucose 1-dehydrogenase, with amino-acid sequence MRLKGRVAVITGAGQGIGKGIAQRFLQEGARVVLAEFDRAAGEETAAEFAALGEVRFVQTDVAEPASVAAMAEAAGGFWGGVDILVNNAAIMLRKPLEELSVAEWNRVLATNLTGPFLCARACAAALRRSRGAIVNIASTRARMSEPDTESYAASKGGLVALTHALAVSLGPEVRVNCISPGWIEVGDWQQKSRRQTPRHSEADRLQHPAGRVGNPGDVAELAVYLASPASGFVTGQDFVVDGGMTRKMIYLDE; translated from the coding sequence ATGAGGCTCAAGGGCAGGGTGGCGGTGATCACCGGCGCGGGGCAGGGGATCGGCAAGGGGATCGCGCAGCGCTTTCTGCAGGAGGGGGCGCGCGTGGTGCTGGCCGAGTTCGACCGCGCGGCGGGCGAGGAGACGGCGGCGGAATTCGCCGCGCTGGGTGAGGTGCGTTTTGTTCAGACCGATGTGGCGGAGCCGGCCTCGGTGGCGGCCATGGCCGAAGCGGCCGGAGGCTTCTGGGGGGGCGTCGACATCCTGGTCAACAATGCCGCCATCATGCTCCGCAAACCCCTCGAAGAGCTTTCAGTGGCCGAATGGAACCGGGTGCTCGCCACCAACCTCACCGGTCCCTTTCTCTGCGCCCGGGCCTGCGCCGCCGCGCTGCGGCGGAGCCGGGGCGCGATCGTCAACATCGCCTCGACCCGGGCGCGCATGAGCGAGCCCGACACCGAGAGCTACGCCGCCTCCAAGGGGGGGCTGGTGGCCCTGACCCATGCCCTGGCGGTCAGCCTCGGCCCCGAGGTGCGGGTCAACTGCATCAGCCCGGGGTGGATCGAGGTCGGCGACTGGCAGCAAAAAAGCCGCCGGCAGACGCCCCGGCACAGCGAGGCCGACCGCCTGCAGCACCCCGCCGGTCGGGTCGGGAACCCCGGCGATGTGGCGGAGTTGGCCGTCTATCTCGCCTCGCCGGCGAGCGGCTTCGTCACCGGGCAGGACTTCGTGGTCGACGGCGGCATGACCCGCAAGATGATCTACCTGGACGAGTAG
- a CDS encoding glutaredoxin family protein — protein sequence MRVPCWRLLFLVLLILPCRVLAQGGSGEVRLHYFWTQACPHCAEATPFLETLRSRYPQLRIQQYDVWSSREHFDLMVQLSKAAGSSLVSTPTIAIGGRVWSGFSAAVAGEIEEQVVRCLAEGCPDPLPGPAAAEAPPSRPERPAALGGEEPPRVEVPLLGALDADALSLPLFTVVLGLLDSFNPCAFFVLFFLLSLLVHAKRRRTMLLVGGTFVCFSGLIYFLFMSAWLNLFLLAGQLRAITALAGVVALVVAAINIKDFFFFHRGLSLSIPEGAKPRLFQRMRGLLQAGRTSSILFGTVVLAVAANSYELLCTAGFPMVYTRVLTLHDLAGWQHYAFLALYNLVYVVPLLVIVLAFTLTLGSKKLSEWHGRVLKLVSGLMMLLLGAVLLARPALLNNLLTAVALLALALAAAGVIVVVCRQLEKRAGQGRMGQ from the coding sequence ATGCGCGTACCCTGCTGGCGGCTGCTTTTTCTGGTTCTGCTGATTCTTCCCTGCCGGGTGTTGGCACAAGGCGGTAGCGGCGAGGTCCGGCTGCATTATTTCTGGACCCAGGCCTGCCCCCATTGTGCCGAGGCGACGCCGTTTCTCGAAACGCTGCGCAGCCGCTACCCGCAGCTGCGGATCCAGCAGTATGACGTATGGAGCAGCCGTGAGCACTTCGACCTGATGGTGCAGCTTTCCAAGGCCGCGGGCAGTTCCCTGGTGAGCACCCCGACCATCGCCATCGGCGGCCGGGTCTGGTCCGGGTTTTCCGCAGCGGTGGCCGGGGAGATCGAGGAGCAGGTGGTGCGCTGCCTCGCCGAGGGCTGCCCCGATCCGCTGCCGGGACCGGCCGCGGCGGAGGCCCCGCCTTCCCGGCCGGAGCGCCCCGCCGCGCTTGGCGGGGAAGAGCCGCCGCGGGTCGAGGTCCCGCTGCTCGGCGCCCTGGACGCCGACGCCCTCTCCCTGCCGCTGTTCACCGTGGTCCTGGGGCTGCTCGACAGCTTCAACCCCTGCGCCTTCTTCGTGCTGTTTTTCCTGCTCAGCCTGCTGGTCCACGCCAAACGCCGCCGGACCATGCTGCTGGTGGGCGGGACCTTCGTCTGTTTCTCGGGGCTGATCTACTTTCTGTTCATGAGCGCCTGGCTCAACCTGTTTCTGCTCGCCGGGCAGCTGCGGGCCATCACGGCGCTGGCCGGGGTGGTGGCGCTGGTGGTCGCGGCGATCAACATCAAGGACTTTTTCTTCTTCCACCGGGGCCTCTCCCTGTCCATCCCCGAGGGGGCCAAGCCCCGGCTGTTCCAGCGGATGCGCGGCCTGCTCCAGGCCGGCCGCACCTCCAGCATTCTGTTCGGCACGGTGGTGCTGGCGGTGGCGGCCAACAGCTACGAGCTGCTGTGCACGGCGGGGTTTCCCATGGTCTACACCCGGGTGCTGACCCTGCACGATCTGGCCGGCTGGCAGCACTACGCCTTTCTCGCCCTGTACAACCTGGTCTACGTGGTGCCGCTGCTGGTCATTGTGCTGGCGTTCACCCTCACCCTGGGCTCGAAAAAGCTCAGCGAGTGGCACGGCCGGGTGCTCAAGCTGGTTTCGGGGCTGATGATGCTGCTGCTCGGCGCGGTGCTATTGGCGCGGCCCGCGCTGCTCAATAACCTGCTCACCGCGGTGGCGCTGCTGGCATTGGCCCTGGCGGCCGCCGGGGTGATCGTGGTAGTTTGCAGGCAACTGGAGAAAAGGGCAGGTCAGGGGAGGATGGGGCAATGA
- a CDS encoding peptidoglycan-binding domain-containing protein yields the protein MAAMDTQRAQLESREAELSSMQSQIAARENQLAQQQAQLERQMREARSMSAESRPATMSSGEAMLPPNANPGECFARVFVPPKYSTVSQTVLKQDAGQRVEVIPARYETVKEQVLVQEASQKLEVVPAQYDWVEEQVMVKPATKRLVQVPAKYETVTEKVMVKPAHTVWKKGTGPIQRIDQATGEIMCLVDVPAEYKTVSKQVLKAPATTKEIEEPAVFKTVKKQVMVKAPTTRVVEIPAKYNTVTVTKMVSPPQENRIDIPAEYQTVTKQVLEAEGHMEWREILCKTNMTPGMISNIQQALQKAGYNPGPIDGVVGSQTMMAVNSFQRDKGLVVTDNLTMNTIRALGVNP from the coding sequence ATGGCGGCTATGGACACCCAGCGCGCCCAGCTCGAATCCCGCGAAGCGGAACTGAGCAGCATGCAGTCGCAGATCGCTGCGCGGGAGAACCAGCTGGCCCAGCAGCAGGCCCAGCTCGAGCGGCAGATGCGCGAGGCCCGTTCCATGTCCGCCGAGTCCAGGCCGGCCACCATGAGCAGCGGCGAGGCCATGCTGCCGCCCAACGCCAACCCGGGCGAATGCTTCGCCCGAGTCTTCGTCCCCCCCAAATACTCCACGGTGAGCCAGACCGTGCTGAAGCAGGATGCCGGGCAGCGGGTGGAAGTCATCCCCGCCAGGTACGAAACCGTCAAGGAACAGGTCCTGGTGCAGGAAGCCTCGCAGAAGCTCGAGGTGGTTCCCGCCCAGTACGATTGGGTTGAGGAGCAGGTGATGGTCAAGCCCGCCACCAAGCGCCTGGTGCAGGTGCCCGCCAAGTATGAGACGGTGACCGAGAAGGTGATGGTCAAGCCGGCCCACACGGTGTGGAAAAAGGGGACCGGTCCCATCCAGCGCATCGACCAGGCCACCGGCGAGATCATGTGCCTGGTGGATGTGCCCGCCGAGTACAAGACGGTTTCCAAGCAGGTGCTGAAAGCCCCGGCCACCACCAAGGAGATCGAGGAGCCGGCGGTGTTCAAGACCGTCAAGAAGCAGGTGATGGTCAAGGCGCCGACCACCCGCGTGGTCGAGATCCCCGCCAAGTACAACACGGTGACGGTGACCAAGATGGTCTCTCCGCCGCAGGAAAATCGCATCGACATCCCCGCCGAATACCAGACCGTGACCAAGCAGGTTCTGGAGGCCGAGGGACACATGGAGTGGCGTGAAATCCTCTGCAAGACCAACATGACCCCGGGGATGATCAGCAACATCCAGCAGGCGCTGCAGAAGGCCGGCTACAACCCCGGCCCGATCGACGGCGTGGTCGGTTCGCAGACCATGATGGCGGTCAACAGCTTCCAGCGCGACAAGGGGCTGGTGGTGACCGACAACCTGACCATGAACACCATCCGGGCGCTGGGCGTGAACCCGTAG